In Oryza sativa Japonica Group chromosome 11, ASM3414082v1, the following are encoded in one genomic region:
- the LOC107277462 gene encoding LOW QUALITY PROTEIN: anthranilate O-methyltransferase 1 (The sequence of the model RefSeq protein was modified relative to this genomic sequence to represent the inferred CDS: deleted 1 base in 1 codon; substituted 3 bases at 3 genomic stop codons) produces MKIDRDFHMMKGDDEFSYAENSRIQRRAILTTRPMVEKAVREMGSDLHPQSMTIVDLGCSFGANTLLFVSDVITTICENGNNAIEESAMEIXFFLNDLPSNDFNHIFQSLEXFELLTKQHFTCRGLQPPPYYVAAMAGSFYTRLFPSNSVHFFHSSMSVMWLSQVPENLDGSMNKGNVYIGATTPPMVTKLYQNQFEKDFLQFLRMRCKEIVPRGRMVLTLVGRRSKDVFDAGRTTIGFELLSQVLRTLVAEGRVEKEKLDSFNIPIYCASVDELKQLVCHNDLIDISDIQLFEMDGNCMDDPEPVEGPAAAQAIGQSTSATXLRAATESLIASHFGDSILDELFTLFTRYFTSYIESEVEKSTITIITLYLQVKH; encoded by the exons ATGAAGATTGATCGCGATTTCCACATGATGAAAGGGGATGACGAGTTCAGCTATGCCGAGAATTCTAGGATACAA AGAAGAGCTATTCTTACAACCAGGCCAATGGTCGAGAAAGCTGTAAGAGAAATGGGCAGTGATCTTCATCCTCAATCAATGACCATTGTTGATCTAGGTTGCTCATTCGGTGCCAATACACTCCTCTTTGTCTCCGATGTGATCACCACAATATGTGAAAATGGTAACAATGCTATCGAGGAGAGCGCCATGGAGATCTAGTTCTTCCTCAATGACCTACCTAGCAACGACTTCAACCACATATTCCAATCACTAGAGTAGTTTGAGCTGTTGACAAAACAACATTTTACCTGCAGAGGGTTACAACCTCCTCCGTATTATGTTGCAGCTATGGCAGGTTCCTTCTACACGAGGCTCTTCCCAAGCAACAGCGTCCATTTCTTCCATTCCTCCATGAGTGTCATGTGGCTCTCTCAG GTCCCTGAAAATCTCGATGGCAGCATGAACAAAGGGAATGTTTACATTGGGGCAACTACACCGCCAATGGTGACAAAGCTCTACCAAAATCAGTTTGAGAAGGACTTTTTGCAATTCCTCCGGATGCGATGCAAAGAGATCGTGCCCAGAGGCCGGATGGTGCTAACTCTTGTTGGGAGGAGGAGCAAAGATGTGTTCGATGCAGGAAGGACGACCATTGGTTTTGAGTTGCTTTCGCAGGTGTTGCGCACTCTTGTTGCTGAG GGTCGCGTTGAGAAGGAGAAGCTAGACTCCTTCAACATACCAATTTATTGTGCTTCAGTTGATGAACTAAAGCAGTTGGTGTGTCATAACGACCTAATTGACATAAGTGACATCCAACTCTTTGAGATGGATGGAAACTGCATGGATGACCCGGAGCCAGTAGAGGGCCCTGCTGCTGCTCAGGCCATTGGACAGAGCACATCTGCGACC TAATTAAGGGCGGCGACAGAGTCCCTTATCGCAAGCCATTTCGGGGATTCTATACTCGATGAGCTCTTCACACTTTTCACGCGTTATTTTACTAGCTATATTGAGAGTGAGGTTGAGAAGAGCACCATCACAATAATCACACTGTACTTGCAGGTAAAACATTAG